In Gracilimonas sp., a single window of DNA contains:
- a CDS encoding acetamidase/formamidase family protein translates to MKRVLSFLIALVFVIAPGCQQRETAGEMALAPEVDFELSADQTHARWSSTIEPVLRVPSGSVIKVGTEEASDRQLDLNSTLEDLANLSFDPIHPLTGPVYVENAEPGDVLKVTLHKIEMGDWGWTAIVPGFGFLSDEFTEPWLKIFELGKDKKTARFSEDIEIPLKPFPGVMGVAPDTEEMLSTIPPRENGGNMDDPNITEGSVVYFPVLVEGALFSIGDTHAAQGHGEVCGTAIEAPMNIIYEVEVIKEGRAISEPQYETDEYYAVTAFAETIDEAAKKATRFMIDYLVEEKGMNRQDAYALCSLAGDLKIAEVVDVPHMLVSMHIPKNIFKN, encoded by the coding sequence ATGAAAAGGGTATTATCATTTTTAATAGCACTAGTTTTTGTAATAGCCCCAGGTTGCCAGCAGAGAGAAACTGCCGGAGAAATGGCGTTAGCTCCTGAAGTTGACTTTGAACTTTCTGCCGATCAAACCCACGCCCGCTGGAGCAGTACCATCGAACCGGTTTTGAGGGTTCCATCCGGTTCAGTAATAAAAGTTGGAACTGAAGAAGCATCAGACCGGCAGCTGGATCTGAATTCAACACTGGAAGATTTAGCGAATCTGAGTTTCGATCCCATTCACCCTTTAACCGGACCCGTTTATGTTGAAAATGCTGAGCCCGGAGATGTGCTTAAAGTTACGCTTCACAAAATTGAAATGGGAGATTGGGGTTGGACCGCAATTGTACCGGGTTTTGGCTTTCTCTCTGATGAATTTACCGAACCCTGGCTAAAAATTTTTGAATTAGGCAAGGATAAAAAAACCGCCAGATTTTCTGAAGACATAGAAATTCCTCTAAAACCATTTCCTGGTGTGATGGGAGTTGCCCCTGATACCGAAGAAATGCTGTCAACCATTCCCCCCAGAGAAAATGGCGGAAATATGGATGATCCGAATATTACAGAAGGTTCGGTAGTGTACTTTCCGGTGTTGGTGGAAGGCGCCTTATTCTCGATTGGGGATACACACGCTGCCCAGGGACACGGAGAGGTTTGCGGAACAGCCATTGAAGCTCCCATGAATATTATTTACGAAGTAGAAGTGATAAAAGAAGGCCGGGCCATCAGTGAACCCCAATATGAAACCGATGAATATTATGCCGTAACTGCGTTTGCTGAAACTATTGATGAAGCTGCCAAAAAGGCCACACGGTTTATGATTGATTACCTGGTGGAAGAAAAAGGCATGAACCGGCAGGATGCATATGCTTTGTGTTCATTAGCTGGGGATTTGAAAATCGCTGAAGTAGTAGATGTACCTCATATGCTGGTTTCCATGCATATTCCCAAAAATATATTCAAAAACTAA
- the gap gene encoding type I glyceraldehyde-3-phosphate dehydrogenase, producing the protein MAKIKVGINGFGRIGRMVTRSILTNHKDNIEIVGVNDLTDTKTLAHLFKYDSAQGTYPGDVSVDGDKITIDGMSFSVSAERDPANLKWGDLGAEVVVESTGFFRDSSSAGKHLKAGAKKVIISAPASGDDIQTIVLGVNDEKINKDVEIYSNASCTTNCLAPMAKVLDDSFGLVKGFMTTIHSYTGDQALVDGPHKDLRRARAAAVNIVPTTTGAAKAVGLVLPHLDGKLDGGAVRVPTVTGSLTDLVAVVEKETTAEEVNAAFKAAADGPMKGILEYADVELVSSDIIGNPHSNIFDSQITKVDGKLVKVIGWYDNEAGYSARTADLITKIV; encoded by the coding sequence ATGGCAAAAATTAAAGTAGGAATTAACGGGTTTGGTCGTATTGGCCGAATGGTAACTCGTTCAATCCTGACTAATCACAAAGACAATATTGAAATTGTTGGAGTAAACGATCTTACCGACACTAAAACTTTGGCTCATCTATTTAAATATGATTCAGCTCAAGGAACTTATCCCGGAGACGTATCCGTGGATGGAGATAAGATTACTATCGATGGGATGAGCTTTTCCGTAAGTGCGGAAAGAGATCCTGCCAATTTGAAATGGGGTGATCTTGGAGCTGAAGTGGTTGTTGAGTCTACCGGTTTTTTCCGTGATTCATCCAGTGCCGGAAAACATCTTAAAGCCGGTGCCAAGAAAGTGATTATTTCGGCTCCGGCATCAGGTGATGACATTCAGACTATTGTACTGGGTGTAAACGATGAGAAAATTAATAAAGATGTGGAAATCTATTCTAACGCAAGTTGTACTACCAATTGTCTGGCCCCAATGGCAAAAGTATTGGATGACAGTTTTGGATTAGTGAAGGGTTTCATGACTACCATACACTCTTATACCGGAGATCAAGCTTTGGTTGATGGTCCGCACAAAGATCTTCGTCGTGCCCGTGCTGCCGCTGTAAATATTGTACCTACGACTACCGGTGCTGCAAAAGCTGTTGGCTTGGTACTTCCTCACCTAGATGGAAAACTGGATGGTGGTGCGGTACGCGTGCCAACCGTTACCGGATCACTTACTGATTTAGTAGCTGTTGTAGAAAAAGAAACTACTGCTGAAGAAGTAAACGCTGCATTTAAGGCTGCAGCCGATGGTCCTATGAAAGGAATCCTTGAATATGCTGATGTTGAACTGGTTTCATCTGACATTATTGGAAACCCGCATTCAAATATCTTCGACAGTCAGATTACCAAAGTAGACGGTAAATTGGTTAAAGTCATTGGTTGGTACGATAATGAAGCAGGCTATTCTGCGCGTACCGCTGATTTGATCACAAAGATTGTGTGA
- the pruA gene encoding L-glutamate gamma-semialdehyde dehydrogenase, whose translation MPDQTLEKYKNETYLDFSDPTNDKAQKDALEEVRSNFGKEYDLYINGEFVKGDAGTFDSKNPSNLSETIGTFQMASKEQAFDALDKAWDAFESWQHVSAQKRADYLFKAADVIRRRRLEINAWMVSEAGKNYLEADADTCEAIDFIDYYAHEALRIDDGMDVLEETWGDHNRTIYMPIGAGVTISPWNFPFAIFVGMAVAPIAVGNTVVAKPAPDTPRMGSLLAEIFDEVGLPKGVFNFVTGGDIEVGENLAKHPKTRFISFTGSKDVGLHLNKIASEVADGQKFLKRMVCELGGKNATVVDEDADLESAATEIVKGAFGFQGQKCSAGSRVIAHEKIYDDLLDKVASKTKALSVGDSKENHMAGPVINQKAVDKIMSYIEIGKKEGRLVAGGKRAETENEGYYIEPTVFADVDENARIAQEEIFGPVTAFIKGKDTDDLLRIANGVDYGLTGAYFSSDPKKIDKALREYQVGNLYINRKCTGALVGAQPFGGFKLSGTDAKAGGRDYLKYFLEPKSTTLRPNNGVEYDLQKFKFADK comes from the coding sequence ATGCCAGACCAGACCTTAGAAAAGTATAAAAATGAGACCTACTTAGATTTTTCTGACCCAACAAATGATAAAGCACAAAAAGATGCGCTGGAAGAAGTCCGATCGAACTTTGGTAAAGAATATGACCTGTATATAAACGGGGAATTTGTAAAAGGAGATGCCGGCACATTTGACAGTAAGAATCCATCCAATCTATCAGAAACCATTGGCACCTTCCAAATGGCCAGTAAAGAACAAGCATTTGATGCTTTGGATAAAGCATGGGATGCTTTTGAAAGCTGGCAGCATGTTTCAGCTCAAAAAAGAGCCGATTACCTTTTTAAAGCAGCTGATGTAATTCGCCGCCGCAGATTGGAAATCAATGCCTGGATGGTTAGCGAAGCAGGTAAAAATTACCTGGAAGCAGATGCTGATACCTGCGAAGCCATAGATTTTATTGATTACTACGCACATGAAGCTTTGCGCATAGATGACGGAATGGATGTACTTGAAGAAACATGGGGCGATCATAACCGCACTATTTACATGCCTATTGGAGCCGGAGTAACTATTTCTCCATGGAATTTTCCGTTTGCAATTTTTGTAGGGATGGCGGTTGCTCCTATTGCTGTTGGAAATACGGTAGTGGCCAAGCCTGCTCCTGATACCCCCAGAATGGGATCATTGTTAGCAGAAATTTTTGATGAAGTGGGATTACCTAAAGGTGTATTTAACTTTGTGACCGGCGGAGATATCGAAGTGGGTGAAAACCTTGCTAAACATCCGAAAACAAGATTCATTTCTTTCACCGGTTCAAAAGACGTAGGCCTTCACTTGAATAAAATTGCCTCCGAAGTTGCTGACGGCCAAAAATTCCTGAAGCGCATGGTATGCGAACTCGGCGGTAAAAATGCCACCGTGGTAGATGAAGATGCAGATCTGGAATCAGCTGCTACAGAAATTGTGAAAGGCGCTTTCGGCTTTCAAGGGCAAAAATGTTCAGCCGGCTCACGCGTAATTGCTCATGAGAAGATATATGATGATTTACTTGACAAGGTAGCATCTAAAACTAAAGCACTGTCGGTTGGCGATTCAAAAGAGAATCACATGGCAGGGCCTGTAATTAACCAAAAAGCTGTAGACAAAATTATGAGCTACATCGAGATTGGCAAAAAAGAAGGCCGTTTGGTTGCCGGCGGAAAACGTGCCGAAACCGAAAACGAAGGCTATTATATAGAACCTACCGTTTTTGCCGATGTAGACGAAAATGCCCGAATTGCCCAAGAAGAAATCTTTGGCCCCGTAACGGCTTTTATTAAAGGCAAAGACACCGATGACCTTTTGCGCATTGCCAATGGAGTTGATTACGGGTTGACAGGAGCCTACTTTTCAAGCGACCCCAAAAAGATTGATAAAGCACTCCGTGAATACCAGGTCGGTAACTTGTATATCAATCGCAAGTGTACCGGAGCATTGGTTGGTGCACAGCCTTTCGGAGGCTTCAAGCTAAGCGGGACTGATGCTAAGGCAGGCGGTCGGGATTACCTTAAATACTTCCTGGAGCCAAAATCTACTACACTCCGTCCAAACAACGGTGTAGAATATGACCTTCAGAAATTTAAGTTTGCTGATAAGTAA
- a CDS encoding ankyrin repeat domain-containing protein — translation MEQPEIIDAAKSGNFEEVKKLLKGRSDINETNKSGASALIVATEKDHTDIVKFLVEEGADLNIETKMGGTALNRAAENGNIELLKYFIDEGAKIGDVALIAAARNGNLEAVKLLIEAGADVDAQQRWGHTALMLAAKAGNTDVVKYLIEQGANVKLRDKNGDTAMMIAMDNEQEDIALILRRAGAKAEVKPKKDVAPVVDDEDDDDDLDDTPDVDELVADDDEAPDDVDLDDD, via the coding sequence ATGGAGCAACCAGAAATTATTGATGCTGCAAAATCCGGCAATTTTGAGGAAGTAAAAAAACTTTTAAAAGGTAGATCGGATATCAACGAAACCAACAAAAGCGGTGCATCTGCCTTGATTGTGGCAACGGAAAAAGATCATACTGATATTGTGAAATTTTTGGTTGAAGAAGGAGCCGATCTGAATATTGAAACCAAGATGGGTGGAACGGCTTTGAATCGTGCCGCTGAGAATGGCAATATAGAGCTATTGAAATATTTTATAGATGAAGGGGCAAAAATTGGCGATGTTGCTCTTATTGCAGCTGCCAGAAATGGTAATCTGGAAGCAGTAAAACTATTGATTGAGGCCGGAGCTGATGTAGATGCTCAACAGCGGTGGGGGCATACTGCACTTATGCTAGCGGCTAAAGCCGGAAATACCGATGTTGTAAAATACCTCATTGAGCAAGGAGCCAATGTAAAACTTCGCGATAAAAATGGTGATACAGCGATGATGATAGCTATGGATAATGAGCAGGAGGACATCGCCCTAATATTACGACGAGCCGGAGCCAAAGCAGAAGTTAAGCCCAAAAAAGATGTAGCTCCTGTGGTGGATGATGAAGACGATGATGATGATCTGGATGATACGCCCGATGTTGATGAATTAGTGGCCGACGATGATGAAGCCCCGGATGATGTGGACCTGGATGATGATTGA
- the fmt gene encoding methionyl-tRNA formyltransferase — MNIVFMGSPEFAIPSLEQIHQSDHTIKAVVTNVDKRRGRGSETSPTPVKAKALQLGLPVIEVEDLKSSVFEQQLRELDADLFVVVAFRILPKQVLKIPKIGSVNLHASLLPKYRGAAPIHWAIINGEEETGCTVFFLDEKVDTGKIVLQEKTDIGKNETTGELYGRLRDMGAALLMKALQKIDSGNYTLSKQNDELASPAPKLFRDDCHIDFNKSAQDVHNKIRGLSPFPTAWADWNGKKFNMYKSHLEKNANVQPGVLVARDDKLLVGCKDGTIELLEVQLPGTKRMNGAEFIRGYKVEGFLR, encoded by the coding sequence ATGAACATTGTATTTATGGGGTCTCCGGAGTTTGCAATTCCAAGTTTGGAGCAAATTCACCAATCTGACCACACCATAAAGGCGGTTGTAACTAATGTAGATAAACGCCGGGGGCGCGGCTCTGAAACCTCCCCAACCCCTGTAAAAGCGAAAGCTTTGCAACTGGGACTGCCTGTAATAGAAGTAGAAGATTTGAAGTCTTCTGTGTTTGAACAACAGCTTAGGGAATTAGATGCAGATCTTTTTGTGGTTGTTGCTTTTAGAATACTTCCAAAACAAGTTTTAAAGATACCTAAAATAGGTTCTGTTAATTTACACGCGTCTTTGTTACCAAAATACCGGGGGGCGGCACCCATCCATTGGGCCATCATAAATGGAGAGGAGGAGACCGGATGTACGGTCTTTTTTTTGGATGAAAAGGTAGATACCGGCAAAATTGTTTTACAGGAAAAAACAGATATCGGCAAAAATGAAACAACCGGTGAATTGTACGGACGGTTAAGGGATATGGGAGCTGCTTTACTCATGAAGGCTCTCCAAAAAATTGATTCCGGTAACTATACGCTGTCGAAACAGAATGATGAGCTTGCAAGTCCTGCTCCGAAATTATTTCGGGATGATTGTCATATTGATTTTAATAAATCTGCACAAGATGTACACAATAAAATTCGTGGGTTGAGTCCTTTTCCAACAGCCTGGGCTGACTGGAATGGGAAAAAGTTTAATATGTATAAATCCCATTTAGAAAAGAATGCGAATGTTCAGCCGGGCGTACTGGTTGCAAGAGATGATAAATTACTGGTTGGCTGTAAGGATGGTACGATCGAATTACTTGAAGTGCAGCTTCCCGGAACTAAAAGGATGAACGGAGCTGAGTTTATCCGCGGCTATAAGGTTGAGGGTTTCTTGAGGTAG
- the def gene encoding peptide deformylase has product MPILPIVTYNDPILLKKAEEIEEDSPELQTLIDNMLETMYNADGVGLAAPQIGRSIKLFVMDTDAMIEEGEVPYGPMVFINPLILEKRGNKIPLEEGCLSIPEVNDKVFRPETVIIEFFDREFNKHRLEAGGWTSRVIQHEYDHLEGVLFLDYLSAFKKRLHKKELEEIDSGDKKVKYPIVPKQKD; this is encoded by the coding sequence ATGCCCATATTACCTATTGTTACCTATAATGACCCTATTTTACTTAAAAAAGCTGAGGAAATAGAAGAGGATAGCCCGGAACTGCAGACTCTTATCGACAATATGTTGGAAACAATGTACAATGCCGATGGCGTTGGATTGGCTGCCCCTCAAATTGGTCGTTCTATTAAACTTTTTGTGATGGATACTGATGCCATGATTGAAGAAGGTGAAGTTCCTTACGGCCCCATGGTTTTTATAAATCCGCTTATCCTGGAGAAACGAGGTAATAAGATTCCTCTGGAGGAAGGCTGCCTTAGTATTCCTGAAGTAAATGATAAGGTTTTTCGCCCCGAAACTGTAATTATAGAGTTTTTTGACAGGGAATTTAATAAACACCGGCTCGAAGCAGGCGGCTGGACTTCAAGAGTGATTCAGCACGAGTATGATCACTTGGAAGGCGTGCTTTTCTTGGATTACTTAAGTGCTTTCAAAAAAAGATTGCATAAAAAAGAACTTGAAGAAATTGATTCCGGAGACAAAAAGGTGAAGTATCCGATTGTGCCTAAACAAAAAGATTAG
- the ruvX gene encoding Holliday junction resolvase RuvX: MQEYTRLIGIDVGKKRVGIAQTDLLKTIATPVGTFSPEEVFSEIQKITENSPVEKFVIGWPLSLSGEEGSATQMVDNFIKKLHLSFPNIEIAKVDERYTSTQARSLMVEAGIPKKKRKEKGRVDRIAAAIILQNYLDSNS, encoded by the coding sequence TTGCAGGAGTATACTCGCCTGATAGGAATTGACGTTGGAAAAAAACGAGTGGGAATTGCCCAAACTGATCTCCTTAAGACCATTGCAACTCCGGTTGGAACATTCTCCCCGGAAGAGGTGTTTTCTGAAATTCAAAAAATAACAGAAAATTCTCCTGTAGAAAAATTTGTGATTGGCTGGCCTTTGTCTCTTAGCGGAGAGGAAGGTTCTGCCACACAAATGGTTGATAATTTTATAAAAAAACTGCATCTGTCTTTCCCAAATATTGAAATAGCTAAGGTCGACGAACGCTACACCTCAACACAGGCACGCAGCCTTATGGTTGAAGCAGGCATCCCAAAAAAAAAGAGAAAAGAAAAGGGAAGGGTTGACAGGATTGCAGCCGCTATTATTTTGCAAAACTATTTAGATTCGAATTCATAA
- a CDS encoding HU family DNA-binding protein, with the protein MMTYTKRDVVRRVAESMDEPMIQAEPWVDAVIVALREIMMSADTECRIEIRDFGVFEVKETKAKPKARNPKTNEVIYVPAHRKTHFKPSKLMKKFLRQPLEDVKKNK; encoded by the coding sequence ATGATGACTTATACAAAACGAGATGTTGTACGTCGGGTTGCAGAATCCATGGATGAACCCATGATTCAAGCGGAGCCTTGGGTTGATGCTGTAATTGTAGCTTTAAGGGAGATTATGATGTCGGCGGATACTGAATGCCGTATTGAAATCCGTGACTTTGGTGTGTTTGAAGTAAAAGAAACAAAAGCTAAACCAAAAGCACGTAACCCTAAAACAAATGAAGTGATCTATGTGCCTGCACATCGTAAAACACACTTCAAACCAAGTAAATTAATGAAGAAATTTTTACGTCAGCCTTTGGAAGACGTAAAGAAAAACAAATAA
- a CDS encoding bifunctional (p)ppGpp synthetase/guanosine-3',5'-bis(diphosphate) 3'-pyrophosphohydrolase: MSRVASIDKYDLKGYKLKKAQREDLKLLLEVCREHIPDVDEEAVTSAFKLCYLSHEDMKRASGEPYYYHPVEVAKIVASEINIDDVSVIASLLHDTVEDTDVNLDDIRYWFGEEVAVIIDGVTKITGVFKSRDSKQAEAFMKLLLTMAEDIRVVLIKFADRLHNMRTIQHLKREKQVQIASETMDLYAPLAHRFGLFRIKNELEDLCFKAIDPTSFKFVARKLREKKEDREEFINEFMEPIKNELGKMKFKFEIKGRPKHIFSIYRKMQRQQKPFEEIYDLFAIRIILEDPHNKEDCWRVYSIITDWYTPIPERFRDFISVPKANGYQSLHTTVITNKGRKVEVQIRTRRMDDIAEKGLAAHWKYKEGAQQGSETLDKFVSWVRDILDNPRPDAATDFVKDFQLNLYKDEIYVFTPDGELKTLPREATPIDFAFEIHSEIGERAMAAKVNGKMVPLRQKLHNGDQVEIITGNKINLNPDWIDDVVTHKAKSRIRQYIKQKQRKVAEEGRELWEKRAKKGSVEISDQELNKFAKRFNYESTQELFFDIGSGAFEVNELFKEVKKFKSTGRIEDTDSADTKQLSNEEIQNKYLDSARSVGDGKSLFINGELSNIKYSYANCCNPIPGDDVIGFISRTGDIKIHRAMCNNAQHLLKTETERIVEVNWAKNIDTKFLGAIKVIGGDRVGMINDITDVLSKSLETNMKSINVSSDSGMFEGIITLYVDGISHLNRIMKKLEKIEGVKNVLRYE, encoded by the coding sequence ATGAGCAGAGTTGCTTCCATAGATAAATATGACCTTAAAGGTTATAAATTAAAAAAAGCACAGCGAGAAGATCTGAAGCTGCTGCTCGAGGTATGTCGTGAGCATATTCCGGATGTGGATGAAGAAGCGGTTACTTCAGCTTTCAAATTGTGTTACCTTTCTCATGAAGATATGAAGAGAGCTTCGGGTGAACCCTATTATTATCATCCGGTGGAAGTGGCTAAAATTGTAGCAAGCGAAATTAATATCGATGATGTTTCAGTGATCGCCTCGCTGTTGCATGATACTGTTGAGGATACGGATGTAAACCTGGATGATATTCGGTATTGGTTTGGGGAAGAGGTAGCCGTAATTATTGATGGCGTGACTAAGATTACAGGTGTATTCAAAAGCCGTGACAGTAAACAAGCAGAAGCTTTTATGAAGCTGTTGCTGACTATGGCTGAAGATATTCGAGTGGTGTTGATTAAATTTGCCGATCGCTTGCACAATATGCGAACCATTCAGCACTTAAAACGGGAGAAGCAGGTTCAGATAGCCTCCGAAACGATGGATCTGTATGCTCCTCTTGCTCATCGTTTTGGTTTATTTAGAATCAAAAATGAGCTGGAAGATCTTTGTTTCAAAGCCATAGACCCCACCTCATTTAAATTTGTGGCGCGAAAGCTGCGGGAAAAGAAAGAGGACCGGGAAGAGTTTATAAATGAGTTTATGGAGCCCATCAAAAATGAGTTGGGCAAAATGAAATTTAAATTTGAGATCAAGGGCCGGCCAAAACATATCTTTTCCATTTATAGGAAAATGCAACGGCAGCAAAAACCATTTGAAGAAATTTATGACCTTTTTGCTATTCGGATTATTCTTGAAGATCCACATAATAAAGAGGATTGCTGGAGAGTCTATTCTATTATAACAGATTGGTACACACCCATTCCGGAGCGGTTTCGTGATTTTATTTCAGTGCCTAAAGCAAATGGTTATCAATCATTGCATACCACGGTAATTACAAATAAGGGGCGTAAGGTGGAGGTACAGATTCGAACCCGCCGTATGGATGATATTGCAGAAAAAGGACTGGCAGCTCATTGGAAGTACAAAGAAGGAGCACAACAAGGATCCGAGACGCTGGACAAATTTGTGAGCTGGGTACGTGATATATTAGACAACCCTCGCCCGGATGCCGCAACGGATTTTGTAAAGGATTTTCAACTTAATTTATACAAAGATGAAATCTATGTATTTACGCCTGATGGCGAGTTGAAGACATTACCAAGAGAAGCCACACCTATTGATTTTGCTTTTGAAATTCACAGTGAAATTGGTGAACGTGCCATGGCTGCTAAAGTAAATGGAAAGATGGTTCCTTTGAGGCAAAAGCTGCATAATGGAGACCAGGTTGAAATAATTACAGGTAACAAGATTAACCTGAATCCGGATTGGATTGATGATGTGGTGACGCATAAAGCGAAGTCTCGTATCCGTCAATATATTAAGCAAAAACAGCGTAAAGTTGCTGAAGAAGGCAGGGAGCTTTGGGAGAAAAGAGCCAAAAAGGGCAGTGTGGAAATTTCAGATCAGGAACTGAATAAATTTGCCAAAAGATTTAACTATGAATCTACCCAGGAGTTGTTTTTTGATATTGGATCGGGAGCTTTTGAAGTAAATGAGTTGTTTAAAGAAGTCAAGAAATTTAAGAGTACCGGCCGAATCGAAGACACTGACTCAGCAGATACCAAGCAGCTTTCGAATGAGGAAATTCAGAATAAATACCTGGATTCCGCGCGGTCGGTGGGAGATGGTAAATCATTATTTATTAATGGTGAATTAAGTAATATTAAATATTCCTATGCCAATTGTTGCAACCCTATTCCCGGTGATGATGTAATAGGTTTTATTAGCAGAACGGGGGATATTAAAATCCACCGGGCAATGTGTAACAACGCACAGCATCTTTTGAAAACAGAGACAGAACGAATTGTTGAGGTAAATTGGGCCAAGAATATTGATACTAAGTTTCTTGGAGCTATTAAAGTTATTGGCGGAGATCGTGTCGGAATGATTAATGATATCACAGATGTATTGTCAAAGTCATTGGAAACAAATATGAAAAGTATCAATGTAAGTAGTGACAGCGGTATGTTTGAAGGTATCATTACCTTATATGTAGATGGTATTAGCCATCTAAACAGAATTATGAAAAAACTGGAAAAGATTGAAGGTGTGAAGAACGTTTTACGTTATGAATAA
- a CDS encoding outer membrane beta-barrel protein: MKRLITLPLLIVAIFSVSTYAQFEIGASYELRDEDPKNGFGLRIQKGIFEGLPIVNLGLRLHGSYFSEENNVSENNFSYSEDLTNYDVGIAAIGGVSLGLLEPYVGLGLGTQDYKRAISDVQNDPGNAAPESGEESSLYWNMLAGAKVTIIPMLKPFVEYRYSSYELEKPELQDVNSQTGRIMFGVSISF, translated from the coding sequence ATGAAACGTCTGATAACCCTTCCCTTATTAATTGTAGCAATATTTTCAGTAAGTACTTATGCTCAATTTGAAATTGGAGCATCCTATGAACTGCGTGATGAAGATCCTAAAAACGGATTTGGTCTTCGAATTCAAAAAGGAATTTTTGAAGGTCTGCCTATTGTAAACCTTGGCTTGAGATTACATGGAAGTTATTTCAGCGAAGAAAATAATGTGAGCGAAAATAATTTTTCTTATTCTGAAGACCTGACCAACTATGATGTTGGCATAGCTGCTATTGGTGGTGTCTCGCTTGGCTTGCTTGAACCTTATGTAGGTTTAGGCCTCGGAACCCAGGACTACAAACGAGCAATAAGTGACGTACAAAATGATCCTGGCAATGCTGCTCCTGAAAGTGGAGAAGAAAGCAGTTTGTATTGGAATATGTTGGCGGGCGCCAAAGTTACCATCATCCCTATGCTAAAACCTTTTGTGGAGTATCGTTATTCAAGTTATGAATTGGAAAAACCGGAATTACAAGATGTAAATTCTCAAACAGGAAGAATCATGTTTGGGGTATCAATAAGTTTTTAG
- a CDS encoding type II toxin-antitoxin system RelE/ParE family toxin gives MSWKVQIERKAQKELKKIPDPYKSNIIDTIEQLTEDARPPGCTKLKGASDLWRVRVNDYRVVYQIKDEQLLILVIRIGHRKDIYEGL, from the coding sequence ATGAGTTGGAAGGTACAGATTGAGCGCAAGGCTCAAAAAGAACTCAAAAAAATTCCTGATCCCTATAAGTCCAACATCATTGATACCATCGAGCAACTTACTGAGGATGCCCGGCCTCCGGGATGTACTAAGCTAAAGGGAGCTTCAGACCTTTGGAGAGTGCGGGTAAATGATTATCGAGTCGTGTATCAAATCAAGGATGAACAATTACTCATCTTAGTCATACGAATTGGTCATCGAAAAGACATCTACGAAGGGCTGTAG
- a CDS encoding type II toxin-antitoxin system Phd/YefM family antitoxin: MRRHSLTRQSRRRYNTTIKIPFYLVHYVQHVQKKKTMDVKTVNSASARKSFSDLLNESGFGGKRIVVTRKGKAVAAVVPIQDLEAIQALEDHKDVTEAKRILSDPESEFIPWEEAKKELFK; this comes from the coding sequence ATGAGAAGGCACTCACTAACCAGGCAATCCCGGCGCCGGTACAATACTACTATCAAAATTCCGTTTTATTTGGTACATTATGTACAACACGTACAAAAGAAGAAAACCATGGATGTTAAAACCGTAAATAGCGCAAGTGCGCGAAAGTCTTTTTCCGATCTGCTTAATGAAAGTGGGTTTGGAGGCAAGCGAATTGTAGTAACCCGAAAAGGTAAGGCTGTTGCTGCAGTGGTTCCTATCCAGGACCTGGAAGCTATTCAAGCACTGGAAGATCACAAGGACGTTACAGAAGCTAAGCGAATCCTCTCCGACCCGGAGAGTGAGTTCATTCCCTGGGAAGAGGCTAAAAAAGAACTATTCAAATAA